GCGACTCCACAGAAATCCATCATTTCTCGACCAAAACCTTTGACGAGAAATATTCCACCGTAAAGATTCCCCTTGAACTTTCTAACTACAGGGACAACAGCGTCATTCTTACGAAAATCATCCTGCTTTCTGCTCAAGGTGACACTCTGCAATTCCTTTATAACACTCTGCCTTCGGATACAATTTCTGCAAAGGTAAAACCCCAATCAGGCCTGCGCATTATCATCAACGAGACCTATCGACAGGAATACAGGCCGGAATCACTCACCGTTGACGTTCCTCCAAGCACAATCCTTGTTACTCCCCCCGTAATCATGGTAGACAAGGACATCCCCCAGATTGCACCATATTCAACCGCCAATAGAATTCAATCCGGTCTCACATTCAACGTATACGATGACGGATCAGGAATCAACCCCAACAAGTTCAAGATCCTATACGGGAACGACACACTGAAGTATTCCTATCAGCAGCCATACCTGCGCTTTTCTACGCCTTGCGCATCCTTATGCCGCGTCACCATACAGGGCGAGGACTACGCAAGAAACAAACTACCCGATGTCTATTGGAACATTCACGCAACCAGAGACTCAGTTTTTCTAGACGGTCCTTTCCCAAAGGAGGACTACTAGCATGAGATTTTGCGCAAGAATCGTCTTGTTGATATTACTGAGCCTTACCGCGTTCTGCCTAGCTGAAGAACCCAAGAGAGTTCTACACGTTTCCACCATTCCCGGGAAGACCGACATATACCTCGGCAACATTCACCCTGATCACAGCGACCTTCCAAACTACAGGTCACCTTCCTTCATTGAGATTTCCGACAACGACCTTGAAAACGGACGAGTCCTTATTTCTCTCTTCAAGCCCGAATTTAGAGATACCTCCATCTATGTAGCCTTGTCTCCAAAGGACACGTCCTATCTCATTGTATCCATGACTCCTGTTTATGAGTCGTCGGTCATCGAGGACCAGAATCGAGAACTATCCAAGCGAAGCCGCAGATCCTTTGGCCATAAGATAATGCTTTCTTCCATAATTCCCTTCGTTGTTAGTGGTGCTGCAGGTCTTATAACCTTTTACGAAATCGACCAGGCAAATAAAGCCAAGAAGAACATAGAAGAAACGGTCGTATCTTCAGGAGATAAGCTAAAACAGACTCAATCAGATTTCAGAGACTACAAAGACAACGCAAAGTTGGCTAAAAAAACAGCCATTGCAGGCGCAATCACAGGCCTAGCAATGCTTTCCATTGGGTTCGTTTTATCGTTCTAGGCATTTTATGAAAAGACTTTTATCATTTTTTCTTCTGTTAGTTCTCGCACCCCTCAGTGCGGTACTTGCCGATGATCTTCCCGGCATAAGGGCAAATATTGAACTGGTCACCGGCACTAAGCAGACAGTTCAATTTCTAGGAGTCAACCAGGACACAGTCAGCCTTGGCGGTGTCATCCAGGGAAAGTTTACAGTCGTCCATATCCTCAAGGATCGAATCAAGAGCATTGTGGACGAACAGGGTAACGACCTGATGAACATATCCAAGACTCCAGCCGCCTTGTCTTCGGACTCAAGCAGCGTTGTCCAGGACAGCAGCCAAGCAGCAGAAGCACAACAGGACTCAAGTACAAAGCCCCTGCCGCAACCCGCCCCCGTATTCCTTGATTCCGTTCAAGGAAAGCATGTTTTTGTAGCCATGGAACATCGAGCTATCGATTCAGTTCTTGCAGAACAAATCACACCCATCATCATCCGTCTCCTGCAGGAATCTGGAACTCCTGTTGTTATCGCAAAGAGAACCGATTTCGGATATTGCCGCGACAACGCCTGCATCAAGGATTCTCTCGCCACCTATGGAGCCGCCTCCGCCTACCTGGGAAGAATCGCCCCAGCATCGTCCAACGATTCCATCAGCATCCAGGCAAGCCACTATTCCTTTATAGATTCAGCCAACCATGATGGCGATATCGCCAAAATGAACTTGTCCGTATTCAAGTCCATTAGCGATGCCACAAGCGGCAACAAGCTCAAGCATTTCATTATGCAGCTACAGGGCGAAGCTATTCCCGTTCAAGCAGCCAAGAGAAGCTACATTCACGTTGAAACCGATCCAGAAGGGGCTACCCTCGCCTTGTCCAGTCAAGGTGACATTTGCAGGACCCCGTGCACCTTTGCCACCAAGGATTCCGGGAAAGTAACCTTGTACGCCTACTGGGGCGTAGACAAGCAACTTTGGGGAGCAAGCAGCACCGTAAACCCCATTGGTTCCGACACCATCAAGATTTCCCTTAAGCTTAAACCCGTTCGCCCGGAACTGAGAGTTTTCTCCATTCCTGGAGATGCCGAAATCTACGCTGGTTCATCCCAACTTTCTATTGACTCCAAGCCCATCGGTCATACGCCGGACAAGTATCCTATCTACGAGCCGGGAATGTCCACCGTCCAGTTGAGAAAAGCCGGATACCGCGACACAATGGTTACCGTATTCGTCCCGCCC
This Fibrobacter sp. DNA region includes the following protein-coding sequences:
- a CDS encoding PEGA domain-containing protein, with the translated sequence MKRLLSFFLLLVLAPLSAVLADDLPGIRANIELVTGTKQTVQFLGVNQDTVSLGGVIQGKFTVVHILKDRIKSIVDEQGNDLMNISKTPAALSSDSSSVVQDSSQAAEAQQDSSTKPLPQPAPVFLDSVQGKHVFVAMEHRAIDSVLAEQITPIIIRLLQESGTPVVIAKRTDFGYCRDNACIKDSLATYGAASAYLGRIAPASSNDSISIQASHYSFIDSANHDGDIAKMNLSVFKSISDATSGNKLKHFIMQLQGEAIPVQAAKRSYIHVETDPEGATLALSSQGDICRTPCTFATKDSGKVTLYAYWGVDKQLWGASSTVNPIGSDTIKISLKLKPVRPELRVFSIPGDAEIYAGSSQLSIDSKPIGHTPDKYPIYEPGMSTVQLRKAGYRDTMVTVFVPPTELTDINVEMEPIRDLEELKAQEEWIHQRKVSRIGKTLMGASIAPIVIGALFTYLANQDYDDADKIKQELERPASSAGATFQEKIKENHDLVKKGDRKMIAGGSLIGGGLIMLSVGFVLAF